One window from the genome of Synechococcus sp. PROS-7-1 encodes:
- a CDS encoding Ycf51 family protein, which yields MSLPELLENSSGWLAWGGAALSALTIVAFIAGWGVRFRLVGVSSFTLLLSASCWAFSLSYTPTVKVDGALRVPVVFDNGDDLVVAQASVDFPPEAVAPTLEQLAINVRPGGRSSAVVSVRLRQLQPAGDGASRPIILGELERSFEPG from the coding sequence ATGTCCTTACCGGAGTTGCTTGAAAACTCGAGCGGCTGGCTGGCCTGGGGCGGAGCAGCGCTGTCGGCACTCACGATCGTGGCCTTTATCGCCGGCTGGGGGGTGCGGTTCCGTCTGGTAGGGGTCAGTAGTTTCACCCTGCTGCTATCGGCGAGCTGCTGGGCCTTTTCTTTGAGCTACACCCCCACGGTGAAGGTGGATGGCGCCCTTCGCGTCCCGGTTGTTTTCGACAACGGGGACGATCTCGTGGTGGCACAGGCAAGCGTTGATTTCCCCCCTGAGGCGGTGGCACCCACGCTCGAACAACTCGCCATCAATGTGCGGCCGGGAGGGCGCAGCAGCGCAGTGGTGTCGGTACGGCTGCGTCAGTTGCAACCGGCTGGCGATGGAGCCTCAAGGCCCATCATTCTCGGGGAACTCGAGCGGAGCTTCGAGCCCGGATGA
- a CDS encoding DUF4332 domain-containing protein has translation MNATDPLRELPQGLRDEQAQLLASGLNTWGDVQNLTDHQISRLAASGRASARNLRRLKGMADLGCCLDLAPADAALLMHAGLATVAAVAGSSPPELVTRTGRLERQLRSGRPPVVDLALARTWILRAQERQNTN, from the coding sequence ATGAACGCCACCGATCCACTCAGGGAGCTCCCTCAGGGACTCCGTGATGAACAAGCTCAGCTCTTGGCGTCAGGACTGAACACCTGGGGGGACGTGCAAAACCTCACCGACCACCAGATCAGTCGCCTGGCAGCCTCGGGCAGGGCCTCGGCCCGAAACCTCCGCCGCCTCAAAGGCATGGCCGATCTGGGGTGCTGCCTCGACCTAGCCCCAGCCGATGCGGCCCTTCTGATGCATGCGGGCCTTGCCACAGTTGCAGCCGTAGCGGGTTCATCCCCCCCTGAGCTGGTGACCCGTACTGGGCGTTTGGAGCGGCAACTGCGCAGCGGACGCCCACCGGTGGTTGACCTGGCTCTGGCGAGAACCTGGATCCTGAGAGCCCAGGAGAGGCAAAACACGAACTGA
- a CDS encoding translocation/assembly module TamB domain-containing protein has protein sequence MLGSGPRGRTNKVIVKGLGVALIGGVVVWIAADRIVSAVFDRLRPGLEEQVGKPLGHPVSLGNYQGLSLRGITVGPIKVQRGRRDQSTASVQKLTIGLNPLASLQRLRPVVTVGVKGAQLDLRRNPQGAYWVLGPQPKGGKPPRLDLDVRLTDSARLRIAPAGLALRAAGRTSVRLDENRADVSLQVALPDRGRITLQGRGRWVRPELQLSTRLERIRLERYQGLLPAKLPVQLRGQLGGDLRLGWRQGQANCSGGVSLVGVEVTGEPLDQTLRSKQLKISCRGNVLAIPTSAWAYGNYRADLGGQVRLNRAFDLRGGLRELGQDRAVAFRLRGDWYRPTFQLKGRWALPETVALDGPLQLAVQLGADWRNRKAWTAQLDRLDLQAPGVAVQARGMLHPQLDVTSQQLSLAGPAWKRLPLVPEFLGAKAPLQGLLKLRGETAKPVISLDLAQASNPLLEAWSLKAGWSSETGLLRLENFRSPDLQAQARLPLALGAKGLKIGDLQADLRLDRYPLKRIGPLLGTPMDGSISASGRVRGPLQALRPDLNIAVNEPRAGAIRLVENWNGRFAGLAGGGGVLTMASVGAVVQGNLEARLGANWLPSRVLLTRRGGRMEMTGTPAAYRWMAQGLAIDGVELALPPKQRWEGLYGRLSGEGTLGLQPLAMEADLSLSRPGLMGLQLRQILLSGRYKDRRYSLTGEFLPPDTGQITLDATGRVTGGLDAHVEARGLSARWLTNSALSLPQLNEDLPASMGTATDLGTLLVNTFGGTLDGQLQALRDAREALLNATKTSRDRDPLHLKDLRGQVDAVIDVKGPGLSRLDLDLKARGHLWIEGQDQDYALQVKPFIARIEGPIQGGEGSFSLEHLPFSLLALVAPVPPALQGAVGLTGRYKLGGASPELSTDLTLEDARVGDKPIALERGQVLLQNGGVSLDLALKAEQAAEPVTVTGRIPLGPDQPLDVRVVSLGDGLHFLTGFTGGLVSWTKGDADLRLLLSGSLSAPEANGYVVLKNASFKAQDQALSQVNGSVVFDFDRLEVQSLTGRVGSSGQLKGSGSLALLRPAPEAKPLRLQLEKARIKLPIADVQVGADLTITGALVKPDVGGSLEVSEGAIRPTRSMLVRPKSRADSSLLPKTPDKVGDAQIVSADALLEQKWNFEEPLVLLGPNIEANSSRSLKASLPNLPFLGFNDLRLRLGPKLKVEVQPLANFTTAGLLTLNGALDPSLQLRGVVQLLTGRVSMFTTTFNLDRRAPNVAVFTPSLGLIPYVDVAMTSRVSDSVNLGTGSNAVSSSVFDTNGLGTLGGGGQLRLIKVMLTAAGPADRLADAIKLRSSPPLPQAELLGLIGGNSLAGLSGAGAGAALAAVLGQSLLSPVLGTLTDAFNQRLQFALYPTYVTPTVQSNQERTSGQVPPQLALVTDVGVALTDRFDFSVLAAPNRNDIPSQGTLTYQINSRTSVSASVDTQGTWQSQLQVFLRF, from the coding sequence ATGCTCGGAAGCGGTCCCCGGGGACGAACTAACAAGGTGATCGTCAAGGGGCTCGGCGTGGCTCTGATCGGCGGTGTCGTTGTTTGGATTGCTGCGGATCGCATCGTCTCGGCTGTGTTCGATCGACTGCGCCCTGGCCTCGAAGAGCAGGTGGGCAAGCCCCTGGGACACCCTGTGAGTCTTGGCAATTACCAGGGGTTGAGCCTGCGAGGGATCACAGTCGGCCCCATCAAGGTGCAGCGTGGTCGCCGTGATCAGTCCACTGCATCAGTGCAGAAGCTGACGATCGGGTTGAACCCTCTGGCCAGCTTGCAGCGGCTTCGGCCGGTGGTGACTGTGGGCGTCAAGGGCGCTCAGCTCGACCTGCGCCGCAATCCTCAAGGGGCGTACTGGGTCCTTGGTCCCCAGCCCAAGGGAGGCAAGCCGCCTCGCCTGGATCTGGATGTCCGGCTGACGGATTCGGCGCGGCTGCGAATCGCACCGGCTGGATTAGCGCTCCGTGCAGCAGGCAGAACATCGGTTCGCCTCGATGAGAATCGAGCTGACGTATCCCTGCAGGTGGCACTGCCGGATCGTGGCCGGATCACCCTCCAGGGCCGGGGCCGTTGGGTTCGACCGGAACTGCAGCTGAGCACTCGTCTGGAGCGGATCCGTCTGGAGCGCTATCAGGGGCTTTTGCCAGCCAAGCTCCCCGTGCAATTGCGGGGACAGCTGGGCGGAGATCTGCGTCTCGGCTGGAGGCAGGGACAGGCGAATTGCAGCGGGGGGGTTTCCCTGGTTGGCGTTGAGGTGACTGGTGAACCTCTGGATCAAACCCTGCGTTCGAAGCAACTGAAGATCAGCTGCCGTGGCAACGTTCTGGCGATTCCCACCAGTGCATGGGCGTATGGGAACTATCGCGCCGATCTTGGCGGTCAGGTGCGACTGAATCGCGCCTTCGATCTTCGCGGTGGCCTTCGGGAGCTCGGGCAGGACAGGGCCGTTGCCTTCCGTTTGCGCGGCGATTGGTATCGGCCGACATTTCAACTCAAGGGGCGCTGGGCTCTGCCCGAAACGGTGGCTCTGGATGGGCCTCTGCAGTTGGCTGTTCAGCTAGGAGCTGATTGGCGTAACCGCAAGGCCTGGACGGCCCAGCTCGATCGTCTCGATCTGCAAGCGCCGGGTGTGGCGGTGCAGGCGCGGGGGATGCTTCACCCTCAGCTTGATGTGACCAGCCAACAGCTCAGTCTCGCGGGCCCGGCCTGGAAGAGACTGCCACTGGTGCCAGAGTTTCTGGGGGCGAAGGCGCCTCTCCAGGGGCTGTTGAAGCTGCGAGGAGAGACAGCAAAACCCGTCATCAGTCTCGACCTCGCTCAGGCCAGCAACCCTCTCCTGGAAGCCTGGTCGCTGAAGGCCGGCTGGAGCAGCGAAACGGGTCTTCTGCGGCTCGAGAACTTCCGCAGTCCTGACCTTCAAGCGCAGGCCCGCCTTCCGCTCGCACTTGGCGCGAAGGGCCTGAAGATCGGCGATCTGCAGGCTGATCTGAGGTTGGATCGCTACCCGCTGAAGCGCATCGGTCCGCTGCTTGGCACCCCAATGGACGGATCGATTAGCGCATCCGGTCGGGTGCGTGGTCCGCTTCAGGCGCTTCGACCCGATCTCAACATCGCTGTGAACGAACCCCGTGCTGGAGCGATTCGCCTGGTTGAAAACTGGAATGGACGCTTCGCGGGGCTGGCCGGAGGGGGTGGTGTTCTGACCATGGCGTCCGTTGGCGCGGTGGTGCAGGGGAACCTTGAAGCCAGGCTTGGTGCGAATTGGCTGCCGAGTCGGGTGCTCCTGACCCGGCGTGGCGGGCGCATGGAGATGACCGGAACACCAGCGGCCTACCGCTGGATGGCTCAGGGACTCGCGATCGATGGAGTGGAGCTGGCCTTGCCTCCGAAGCAGCGCTGGGAGGGCCTCTACGGGCGGCTGAGTGGAGAGGGGACACTGGGACTGCAGCCATTGGCGATGGAGGCTGATCTGAGCCTCAGCCGGCCAGGGCTGATGGGTCTCCAACTGCGTCAGATCCTGCTGAGCGGTCGCTACAAGGACCGTCGCTATTCCTTGACCGGTGAGTTCCTTCCACCGGATACGGGACAGATCACGCTCGATGCCACCGGTCGAGTGACCGGTGGCTTGGATGCCCATGTGGAAGCACGAGGACTCAGTGCCCGCTGGTTGACCAACAGTGCGCTCAGCCTGCCTCAGCTCAACGAAGATCTGCCGGCCTCCATGGGGACAGCCACGGATCTGGGCACTTTGTTGGTGAACACCTTTGGGGGAACGCTTGACGGTCAGCTCCAGGCCCTTCGCGATGCAAGGGAGGCTCTTCTGAACGCGACCAAAACAAGCCGTGATCGCGATCCCCTTCATCTCAAGGATCTGAGAGGGCAGGTGGATGCGGTGATCGATGTGAAAGGCCCCGGGCTGAGTCGCCTCGACCTTGATCTCAAGGCCAGGGGCCATCTCTGGATCGAAGGACAGGACCAGGACTACGCCCTTCAGGTCAAACCTTTCATCGCCCGAATCGAAGGCCCGATCCAGGGCGGGGAAGGGAGTTTCTCCCTGGAACATCTCCCTTTCAGCCTGCTCGCCCTCGTGGCTCCCGTCCCGCCAGCGCTTCAAGGCGCTGTTGGGCTCACGGGCCGCTACAAGCTGGGTGGTGCATCGCCCGAGCTCAGCACCGATCTCACGCTGGAGGATGCGCGGGTTGGTGACAAGCCAATCGCTCTGGAGCGCGGGCAGGTGCTTCTGCAAAACGGTGGGGTCTCGCTTGATCTGGCGCTCAAAGCGGAGCAGGCGGCCGAGCCTGTCACTGTCACGGGCCGCATTCCGCTGGGCCCTGATCAACCTCTCGATGTGAGGGTGGTCAGCCTGGGTGACGGACTGCATTTTTTGACCGGTTTCACCGGGGGACTGGTGTCTTGGACCAAGGGAGATGCCGATCTGCGGCTCCTGCTCAGCGGATCGTTGTCGGCCCCTGAAGCCAATGGCTATGTGGTGCTGAAAAATGCCTCATTCAAGGCTCAGGACCAAGCGCTGTCCCAGGTCAACGGCTCAGTTGTGTTCGATTTTGACCGGCTGGAGGTTCAGTCTCTGACTGGACGCGTCGGATCAAGCGGTCAGCTCAAAGGCAGTGGCTCCCTGGCTCTGCTCCGCCCTGCCCCTGAGGCCAAGCCGCTGCGACTGCAGTTGGAGAAGGCCCGGATCAAACTGCCGATTGCGGACGTGCAGGTTGGTGCCGATCTCACGATCACCGGTGCCCTGGTGAAGCCTGATGTTGGCGGCAGTCTGGAGGTCAGCGAAGGCGCGATCCGGCCAACGCGCTCGATGTTGGTGCGCCCCAAGAGCAGGGCGGACTCCAGCTTGCTGCCCAAGACGCCGGACAAAGTCGGAGATGCACAGATTGTGTCTGCGGATGCCTTGCTCGAGCAGAAATGGAATTTCGAGGAACCGCTGGTCTTGCTGGGGCCAAACATCGAGGCCAACAGCAGCCGTTCGCTGAAGGCCTCACTGCCGAACCTTCCCTTTCTCGGCTTCAACGACCTGCGACTCAGGCTGGGTCCCAAACTCAAAGTTGAGGTGCAGCCGCTCGCGAACTTCACCACGGCGGGGCTGCTGACCCTGAATGGTGCCCTGGACCCAAGCCTGCAGCTTCGCGGCGTGGTGCAGCTGCTCACCGGACGCGTGTCGATGTTCACGACGACGTTCAACCTCGATCGTCGCGCTCCCAATGTGGCGGTGTTTACCCCTTCCCTTGGTCTGATTCCTTACGTGGATGTGGCCATGACCAGCAGGGTTTCCGACAGCGTGAACCTGGGGACTGGGAGCAATGCAGTCTCCAGCTCCGTGTTTGACACCAATGGCCTCGGGACTCTCGGCGGTGGTGGCCAGTTGCGTCTGATCAAGGTGATGCTCACTGCCGCTGGGCCGGCTGACCGTTTGGCTGATGCCATCAAGTTGCGTAGTTCTCCGCCGCTGCCCCAGGCGGAGTTGCTTGGTCTGATCGGCGGCAACTCCCTGGCCGGCCTTTCCGGCGCCGGCGCCGGCGCGGCTCTGGCGGCAGTTCTCGGCCAGTCCCTGCTCTCCCCAGTGCTCGGCACCTTGACGGATGCCTTCAATCAAAGGCTGCAGTTCGCCCTCTATCCCACGTATGTGACACCCACTGTGCAGAGCAATCAGGAACGCACCTCCGGACAAGTTCCTCCCCAGCTCGCTTTGGTCACTGACGTGGGTGTGGCGCTGACTGATCGCTTCGATTTCTCTGTTTTGGCGGCTCCTAACCGAAACGACATTCCCAGCCAGGGCACGTTGACTTACCAGATCAACTCCAGAACGAGCGTGTCCGCCTCCGTGGACACCCAGGGCACATGGCAGTCTCAACTTCAGGTCTTTTTGCGCTTCTGA
- a CDS encoding CocE/NonD family hydrolase, with protein sequence MFADHTLIAEDGVGLASRVWCPDGTGPWPCLLMRQPYGRAIASTVTLPHPQWWCRHGFMVLVQDVRGQGDSGGVFEGFSQEARDTATTLEWIRNHPDCNGRIGLYGFSYQGLTQLLAPEDCPPPDCMAPAMCGLDERTHWSCEGGAHWWHLGLGWGLQLAALQARRRGDQSAWVEIRESLENGRYLRDGLDLLERHDPDGMALRWLTLPADQTDGWTQHHSPRSWLRRPLLLLGGWWDPHLRGVLDLAERSRAAGGSPELHIGPATHLQWWPQSSALLLNFFRRHLQESAAAEGPEVLKLWDQGSDRWVDLPWTLATPPTADTVGWHLASDGLACLDPNDGRLLKSPEGAGGTVTVVHDPWRPVPAVGGHLSPSAGPCDRSSIDQRSDVALFTSAPLQNSLVLNGRPVLQCQASADQPGFDLSVTLSRLPAGSTTTQQLSTGLLRVLGDRTRQSEERCVELQPMLASFQAGDRLRLSIAGAAWPAVGVNPGSPDYPCAAPHPGCRVISIALHLETARLQMESFLMLHNGGTPAD encoded by the coding sequence ATGTTCGCTGATCACACCCTGATCGCCGAGGACGGCGTTGGGCTTGCATCCAGGGTCTGGTGCCCCGATGGCACCGGCCCATGGCCATGCCTGTTGATGCGTCAACCCTATGGACGGGCCATCGCCTCAACCGTCACCCTGCCTCACCCTCAGTGGTGGTGCCGCCATGGCTTCATGGTGCTGGTGCAAGACGTGCGCGGGCAGGGAGACTCCGGTGGGGTGTTTGAAGGATTCAGCCAGGAAGCGCGCGATACGGCCACAACCCTGGAATGGATTCGGAACCACCCCGACTGCAATGGTCGGATCGGTCTCTACGGCTTTTCGTATCAGGGCCTAACCCAACTTCTGGCCCCTGAGGACTGCCCGCCTCCCGATTGCATGGCACCGGCGATGTGCGGGCTCGATGAGCGGACCCATTGGAGCTGCGAGGGAGGCGCTCACTGGTGGCATCTCGGCCTGGGCTGGGGCCTGCAGTTGGCGGCACTACAGGCCAGGAGACGGGGAGACCAGAGCGCCTGGGTGGAGATCCGTGAAAGCCTCGAGAACGGTCGTTATCTGCGCGATGGCCTTGATCTGCTCGAACGCCATGATCCCGATGGCATGGCTCTGCGCTGGTTGACGCTGCCTGCAGACCAAACCGATGGCTGGACACAACACCACAGCCCACGATCCTGGTTGCGCCGTCCGCTCCTGCTGCTGGGAGGCTGGTGGGATCCCCACCTCCGCGGCGTCCTTGATCTGGCCGAGAGGTCCCGGGCCGCCGGCGGAAGTCCCGAACTGCACATCGGTCCCGCCACCCACCTGCAATGGTGGCCTCAAAGCAGTGCGCTGCTGCTCAACTTCTTTCGGCGCCATCTGCAGGAGAGCGCTGCGGCAGAGGGTCCTGAGGTCCTGAAGCTCTGGGACCAGGGAAGTGATCGCTGGGTTGACCTGCCCTGGACGCTGGCGACTCCCCCCACAGCAGACACTGTTGGCTGGCACCTCGCCAGTGATGGCCTGGCCTGCCTGGACCCCAACGACGGCCGTCTTCTCAAGTCACCGGAAGGCGCCGGTGGAACGGTCACGGTTGTGCATGACCCTTGGCGTCCAGTCCCAGCCGTTGGAGGTCACCTGAGTCCTTCAGCCGGGCCTTGCGATCGCAGCTCCATCGATCAGCGCAGTGATGTTGCCCTCTTCACCAGTGCTCCATTACAGAACTCACTGGTGCTCAACGGCCGACCGGTTCTGCAGTGTCAGGCCTCGGCGGACCAACCCGGATTCGACCTCAGCGTGACCCTCTCCAGACTCCCCGCGGGGTCGACAACCACCCAGCAACTTTCGACGGGTCTTCTGAGAGTTCTTGGAGACCGTACACGCCAGAGCGAGGAACGCTGCGTTGAACTGCAACCGATGCTCGCCAGCTTTCAAGCAGGCGACCGACTGCGGCTGTCCATTGCAGGTGCAGCGTGGCCAGCGGTTGGCGTTAATCCTGGCTCGCCGGATTATCCCTGCGCAGCGCCTCACCCTGGGTGCCGGGTGATCAGCATCGCGTTGCATTTGGAGACAGCTCGGTTGCAGATGGAGTCTTTTCTGATGCTCCACAACGGTGGAACTCCGGCAGACTGA
- a CDS encoding ROK family protein: MAEPCVLGVDIGGTALKLGLFSADGALLADLQRPTPQPATPGSVCMELVEAIDTLDPERKAELVGIGLPGPMDAAARVARVCINLPGWEEVPLAGWLEPRLKRKVTLANDGNCALVGEAWKGAARGFQDVVLLTLGTGVGGGVMLGGALFTGHNGAAAEPGLITLDPEGPNCNSGNQGSLEQFASISGLARLSAEDPAVLAEAASCGDAEALAIWREYGRLLGIGITSLVYVFTPQLVLVGGGLAGASAHFLPAVRQEVAQRVQAVSREGLCIEACALGNGAGRLGAARLALQRLS; encoded by the coding sequence ATGGCTGAGCCCTGTGTTCTGGGGGTTGATATCGGCGGAACTGCCCTCAAGCTCGGCCTGTTCAGCGCAGATGGCGCCTTGTTGGCTGATCTCCAGCGACCCACGCCTCAACCGGCAACGCCGGGATCCGTGTGCATGGAGCTTGTGGAGGCGATCGATACTCTCGATCCCGAAAGGAAGGCTGAACTGGTGGGGATTGGGCTTCCTGGACCGATGGATGCAGCGGCTCGGGTGGCGCGGGTGTGCATCAATCTGCCCGGGTGGGAGGAGGTCCCCCTGGCCGGATGGCTGGAGCCACGCCTCAAGCGCAAGGTCACCCTGGCCAACGATGGCAACTGCGCCCTCGTGGGAGAAGCCTGGAAGGGGGCTGCTCGGGGGTTCCAGGATGTGGTGCTCCTCACCCTGGGCACGGGCGTGGGCGGTGGGGTGATGCTCGGAGGTGCTCTGTTCACTGGCCACAACGGCGCCGCTGCAGAGCCAGGTCTCATCACCCTCGACCCAGAAGGCCCTAACTGCAACAGCGGCAATCAGGGATCGCTCGAACAATTTGCGAGCATCAGCGGCCTGGCGCGTCTCAGCGCTGAGGATCCCGCCGTTCTCGCTGAAGCTGCTTCTTGCGGTGATGCCGAGGCTCTAGCGATCTGGCGTGAATACGGCCGCTTGCTAGGGATTGGGATCACCTCCTTGGTGTACGTGTTCACACCACAACTTGTCTTGGTGGGTGGAGGGCTGGCCGGAGCCAGTGCCCATTTCCTTCCAGCCGTTCGCCAAGAGGTCGCTCAGCGGGTGCAGGCCGTTTCACGGGAAGGACTTTGCATCGAAGCCTGTGCCCTGGGAAATGGAGCCGGTCGTCTTGGCGCAGCCCGGCTCGCTTTGCAGCGCTTGAGCTGA
- a CDS encoding DUF3887 domain-containing protein — translation MKLTSCLLAAALATSMVELIPASSVRAETLLSQATEAPRTGLSPRKATEATTALLQAIKTKNAAGIYSLLSSPLQAATTVEAVAKRLESAPGIETFRVVAVNPGMDDTTVDTVAITNGGTREVPLMLVLDDDGKLLAWKWVGTMRPIEQTALNFVKDLDAGRWVAARYYLDLNFQKEISPADLQRKWTKLEGILGGVKRIKSALVASQGGEQQLVLVTIEFGKVTDNLFVIFNRQGRIINVDFSADLV, via the coding sequence GTGAAGCTCACCTCCTGTCTTCTGGCTGCAGCCCTGGCCACCAGCATGGTTGAGCTGATCCCTGCATCCTCCGTTCGCGCTGAGACGCTCCTCAGCCAGGCCACCGAGGCCCCCCGCACAGGACTCAGCCCCCGCAAAGCCACCGAAGCCACCACGGCCCTTCTTCAGGCCATCAAAACCAAGAACGCCGCCGGGATTTATTCCCTGCTGTCCTCTCCGCTTCAAGCCGCAACGACTGTTGAGGCTGTGGCCAAGCGTCTGGAATCTGCCCCTGGGATCGAAACATTTCGCGTGGTGGCCGTCAATCCCGGCATGGACGACACCACGGTGGATACGGTTGCGATCACCAACGGTGGAACACGGGAGGTTCCCTTGATGCTGGTGCTCGACGACGACGGCAAGCTGCTTGCCTGGAAATGGGTCGGCACGATGCGTCCGATCGAGCAGACGGCACTCAATTTTGTGAAAGATCTGGATGCAGGTCGTTGGGTGGCTGCCCGCTACTACCTCGATCTCAATTTTCAGAAGGAGATTTCGCCGGCCGATCTGCAACGCAAATGGACCAAACTTGAAGGAATTCTTGGCGGTGTGAAGCGCATCAAGAGCGCACTGGTGGCCAGCCAGGGTGGTGAGCAGCAGCTCGTTCTGGTCACCATCGAATTCGGCAAGGTCACCGACAACCTGTTCGTGATTTTCAACCGGCAGGGGCGGATCATCAACGTGGATTTCTCTGCGGATCTGGTCTGA
- the glgB gene encoding 1,4-alpha-glucan branching protein GlgB has translation MTNTVLEWMVEDAQRLAECRHDHPFAVLGPQPQDDGTWVLRVWMPEAESVTLLLGDQEMGMSTPHHPWIFEASVAHDPGCSYRLRVHRGGITHEQHDPWAFRQEWMGEMDRHLFAEGNHHHIWRRMGAHHCEREGIQGVMFCLWAPHARSVSVIGDLNSWDGRHHPMQQRLGGIWELFIPELSEGNLYKYEIRTQDGHCYQKADPYGFQHEVRPDTSSVVNHLDGFHWTDSAWIQKRDSSNPLDQPIAVYEMHLGSWIHAAADEPFIEADGTPRAPVPAADLKPGARLLTYPELADRLIPYVKERGFTHIELMPITEHPFDGSWGYQVTGWYAPTSRYGTPDEFRAFVDRCHAEGIGVIIDWVPGHFPRDSHGLAFFDGCHLYEHADPRIGEHKEWGTLIFNYSRNEVRNFLVANLVFWFDQFHIDGIRVDAVASMLYRDYLRPDGEWLPNEHGGRENTEAVQFLQQANHVLFQHFPGALSIAEESTTWPMVTQPTDIGGLGFNLKWNMGWMHDMLDYFELDPWFRQFHQNNITFSIWYTYTENFMLALSHDEVVHGKSNLLHKMPGDDWQKYANTRALLAYMWTHPGKKTIFMGMEFGQRAEWNVWGDLQWDLLNYEPHLGVQRMVDDLNTLYKAEPALWRDDFDQFGFQWIDCNDNRHSVISFMRRESTSGTWLVVVANFTPQSHSHYRVGVPLAGFYEEIFNTDASKYGGSNLGNMGGKPTEEWGIHGYENSLDLCLPPLSLMVFKHDPKRSLNPVQD, from the coding sequence ATGACCAACACTGTTCTTGAGTGGATGGTTGAAGACGCTCAGCGGCTGGCGGAGTGCCGTCACGACCATCCCTTTGCAGTCCTTGGACCTCAGCCTCAAGACGATGGGACCTGGGTTCTCCGTGTCTGGATGCCTGAGGCAGAAAGTGTCACCTTGCTCCTGGGGGACCAGGAGATGGGGATGTCGACCCCTCACCATCCCTGGATCTTCGAAGCCTCCGTCGCCCATGACCCAGGTTGCTCATATCGATTACGCGTGCACCGCGGAGGGATCACCCACGAGCAGCACGACCCCTGGGCGTTCCGACAGGAATGGATGGGGGAGATGGATCGCCATCTCTTCGCCGAAGGCAACCATCACCACATCTGGCGTCGCATGGGCGCCCATCACTGTGAGCGGGAAGGGATCCAGGGCGTGATGTTCTGCCTGTGGGCACCGCATGCACGCAGTGTGAGTGTGATCGGCGACCTGAACTCCTGGGATGGCCGCCATCACCCCATGCAGCAGCGTCTGGGGGGAATTTGGGAACTGTTCATCCCCGAACTCAGTGAAGGCAACTTATACAAATACGAAATCCGCACCCAGGACGGCCACTGTTATCAGAAGGCCGATCCCTATGGATTCCAGCATGAGGTGCGTCCGGACACCAGCTCTGTGGTGAACCACCTGGATGGCTTCCACTGGACCGACAGTGCATGGATCCAGAAGCGCGACAGCAGCAACCCCCTCGACCAACCGATCGCGGTGTATGAGATGCACCTTGGCAGTTGGATCCACGCTGCCGCCGATGAGCCATTTATCGAAGCTGACGGCACGCCCCGTGCTCCGGTTCCAGCGGCTGACCTCAAGCCTGGAGCCAGGCTGCTCACCTATCCAGAGCTGGCCGACCGCTTGATCCCCTACGTGAAGGAGCGGGGCTTCACCCACATCGAACTGATGCCGATCACCGAGCATCCCTTCGATGGCTCATGGGGATACCAGGTCACCGGCTGGTATGCGCCCACGAGCCGCTACGGCACTCCCGATGAATTCCGTGCATTCGTGGATCGCTGCCACGCCGAAGGCATTGGCGTGATCATCGATTGGGTCCCTGGACACTTCCCGCGTGACAGCCACGGCCTCGCCTTCTTCGATGGATGCCATCTCTATGAGCACGCCGACCCAAGAATTGGCGAACACAAGGAATGGGGAACGCTGATCTTCAACTACAGCCGCAATGAGGTTCGCAATTTCCTCGTTGCCAACCTGGTGTTCTGGTTTGACCAGTTCCACATCGATGGAATCCGGGTAGACGCTGTTGCATCGATGCTCTACCGCGACTATTTGCGCCCTGATGGCGAATGGCTTCCCAACGAACACGGCGGCAGGGAAAACACGGAGGCTGTGCAATTCCTCCAACAGGCCAATCACGTGCTCTTCCAGCACTTCCCGGGTGCCCTCTCAATCGCGGAAGAATCCACCACATGGCCAATGGTGACCCAGCCCACGGACATTGGCGGCCTTGGCTTCAACCTGAAGTGGAACATGGGCTGGATGCACGACATGCTCGACTATTTCGAGCTTGATCCCTGGTTCCGTCAGTTCCACCAGAACAACATCACATTTTCCATTTGGTACACCTACACGGAAAATTTCATGCTTGCTCTCAGCCACGACGAAGTGGTGCACGGCAAGAGCAATCTGTTGCACAAAATGCCAGGGGATGACTGGCAGAAATACGCCAACACCAGAGCATTACTGGCCTACATGTGGACGCACCCAGGCAAAAAAACCATCTTCATGGGGATGGAGTTCGGCCAAAGGGCTGAATGGAACGTCTGGGGAGATCTGCAATGGGATCTCCTCAATTACGAGCCGCATCTCGGTGTTCAGCGCATGGTCGATGACCTCAATACGCTCTACAAAGCCGAACCTGCCCTCTGGCGTGATGACTTTGATCAGTTTGGGTTCCAGTGGATTGACTGCAACGACAACCGCCACTCAGTGATCAGCTTCATGCGCCGGGAAAGCACAAGCGGCACCTGGCTCGTCGTTGTGGCCAACTTCACGCCACAAAGTCATTCTCATTACCGAGTCGGTGTTCCCCTGGCTGGGTTCTACGAAGAGATCTTCAACACCGATGCCAGCAAATACGGTGGCAGCAACCTGGGCAACATGGGCGGAAAGCCCACTGAAGAGTGGGGGATCCACGGCTACGAGAACTCTCTCGACCTTTGCCTGCCTCCCTTGAGCCTGATGGTGTTCAAACACGATCCCAAAAGGAGCTTGAATCCGGTTCAAGATTGA